A part of Aegilops tauschii subsp. strangulata cultivar AL8/78 chromosome 2, Aet v6.0, whole genome shotgun sequence genomic DNA contains:
- the LOC109759181 gene encoding uncharacterized protein, with protein sequence MACWHTLQIHLLPWGRVFMDELDRRLQALLQFRALAPAAAVPHLPWLPHHCAISSRRGSAAGATCPGRDHLTCQAPNRNPWYPPRLVLLVLVWMCTKFNYQSTPSSGYRDIE encoded by the exons ATGGCTTGCTGGCACACCCTGCAAATTCACCTCTTACCATGGGGCAGAGTCTTCATGGATGAACTAGATCGTCGCCTACAAGCTCTGCTCCAG TTCAGAGCACTGGCTCCGGCAGCCGCAGTACCCCATCTCCCCTGGCTCCCACACCACTGCGCCATCTCCTCCCGGCGGGGCTCCGCCGCCGGAGCGACCTGTCCAGGCCGAG ATCATCTTACATGTCAAGCACCAAACCGAAACCCCTGGTACCCACCGCGACTTGTGCTGCTGGTGCTAGTGTGGATGTGTACCAAGTTCAACTACCAGTCTACGCCGAGTTCAG GGTACCGTGACATTGAGTAG